One segment of Ipomoea triloba cultivar NCNSP0323 chromosome 12, ASM357664v1 DNA contains the following:
- the LOC115998664 gene encoding uncharacterized protein LOC115998664 — translation MWNNVWNSEEGKKKTESAKKNRRGGVLNGVAQSTHTTGSTPHVKVAAQLEGQLGHYPSYYELFKHTHTKQHDGQTFIVEKAKQIHEQVESQREMLTQNGEQVDDN, via the exons ATGTGGAATAATGTTTGGAATTCTGAAGAGGGCAAGAAGAAAACAGAATCGGCTAAGAAAAATAGACGTGGAGGAGTTTTAAATGGAGTTGCTCAATCTACCCATACCACAGGATCAACACCTCACGTAAAAGTTGCAGCTCAACTT gaAGGACAATTGGGTCATTATCCATCATATTATGAACTGTTCAAGCATACACATACAAAACAACACGATGGGCAAACATTCATAGTTGAAAAGGCCAAACAAATTcat GAACAAGTTGAATCGCAAAGGGAGATGTTGACACAAAATGGGGAGCAAGTGGATGATAATTAG
- the LOC115998572 gene encoding laccase-17-like: MMVCLFVKRFIFVLAAFCWVSGDVALAKHAGITRHYKFDIKMQNVTRLCQTKSIVTVNGQFPGPRIIAREGDRVVVKVVNHVKYNVTIHWHGVRQLRSGWADGPAYITQCPIQTGQSYVYNFTITGQRGTLFWHAHISWLRATLYGPIVILPKKGVAYPFPQPFKEVPIIFGEWWKADTEKIISQASQTGGAPNISDAFTINGLPGPLYNCSAKDSFKLKVKAGKTYLLRLINAALNDELFFSIANHSLTVVEADAVYVKPFKTNIVLITPGQTTNVLLKTTKHHPNATFLISARPYATGPAPFDNSTTAGILEYSTNKTIITTKKLPLFTPILPVFNDTSFATNFTKKLKSLANANFPANVPKKVDRRFFFTVGLGTSPCPQNQTCQGPTNNTKFAASVNNISFVQPSTALLQAHFFKQSKGVYTTDFPANPPVKFNYTGNPPSNIMVTSATKVVQLSFNSSVELVMQDTSIIGAESHPLHLHGFNFFVVGQGFGNYDPNKDPAKFNLVDPAERNTVGVPSGGWVAIRFLADNPGVWFMHCHLEVHTSWGLKMAWIVMDGKGRKQKLPPPPADLPKC; encoded by the exons aTGATGGTCTGTTTGTTTGTGAAGAGATTCATCTTTGTTTTAGCTGCTTTCTGTTGGGTTTCTGGTGATGTTGCTCTTGCAAAGCATGCAGGCATTACTAGACACTACAAGTTCGAT ATTAAAATGCAAAATGTGACAAGATTGTGTCAAACGAAAAGCATAGTGACAGTGAATGGGCAATTTCCTGGTCCCAGAATCATTGCGAGAGAAGGGGACCGTGTTGTGGTTAAGGTTGTTAACCATGTTAAGTATAATGTCACAATTCATTG GCATGGAGTGAGACAGCTGAGAAGTGGATGGGCTGATGGACCTGCATATATTACACAATGCCCTATTCAAACCGGGCAAAGTTATGTTTACAACTTCACCATCACGGGTCAAAGGGGCACATTATTTTGGCATGCTCACATATCATGGCTAAGAGCAACTCTATACGGACCTATAGTCATTCTTCCAAAGAAAGGAGTTGCCTATCCTTTTCCCCAACCCTTCAAAGAAGTTCCAAttatttttg gtgaATGGTGGAAGGCAGATACAGAGAAGATCATCAGCCAAGCATCACAAACAGGAGGAGCACCCAATATTTCTGATGCCTTCACCATTAATGGTCTTCCAGGACCCTTATATAACTGCTCTGCCAAag ATAGcttcaaattaaaagtgaagGCAGGGAAAACATATCTGCTAAGATTGATCAATGCTGCCCTGAACGATGAGCTCTTCTTCAGCATCGCTAATCACAGCCTCACAGTGGTCGAAGCTGATGCGGTGTATGTTAAACCATTCAAAACCAACATAGTCCTCATCACACCTGGCCAAACCACTAATGTCCTCCTCAAAACCACCAAACACCACCCTAATGCCACCTTCCTCATTTCCGCCAGGCCTTATGCCACCGGGCCTGCCCCTTTCGACAACTCTACCACCGCCGGAATCTTGGAATACTCCACTAACAAAACAATAATTACCACCAAGAAACTCCCACTCTTCACACCAATCCTCCCTGTTTTCAATGACACATCTTTTGCTACTAACTTTACCAAGAAACTTAAAAGCTTAGCTAACGCTAATTTCCCGGCCAATGTCCCAAAGAAAGTGGACAGAAGATTTTTCTTCACCGTTGGATTAGGAACAAGCCCGTGCCCTCAGAACCAAACATGCCAGGGACCAACTAATAATACTAAATTTGCAGCCTCAGTGAACAACATCTCCTTTGTTCAACCAAGTACGGCTCTACTTCAAGCCCACTTCTTCAAGCAATCCAAAGGAGTTTACACCACTGATTTTCCGGCCAACCCGCCCGTGAAGTTCAATTACACCGGAAACCCACCCAGCAACATTATGGTGACTAGTGCTACAAAAGTTGTGCAGCTTAGTTTTAATAGTAGCGTGGAACTTGTAATGCAAGACACAAGCATTATTGGAGCTGAAAGTCATCCTCTTCATCTCCACGGCTTCAATTTCTTTGTAGTTGGTCAAGGTTTTGGTAATTATGATCCTAATAAAGATCCCGCCAAATTCAACCTCGTCGACCCCGCAGAGAGAAACACCGTCGGAGTGCCTTCTGGTGGTTGGGTCGCCATTCGTTTCCTTGCCGACAATCCAg GGGTGTGGTTTATGCATTGTCACCTTGAAGTCCATACAAGCTGGGGATTGAAAATGGCTTGGATCGTCATGGACGGAAAAGGACGTAAGCAAAAGCTGCCACCTCCACCCGCTGATCTTCCTAAATGTTGA
- the LOC115998320 gene encoding tropinone reductase homolog yields the protein MAGRWSLHGMTALVTGGTRGLGHAIVEELASLGAIVYTCSRTEKELDECLQNWKGKGYNVFGSACDILQPSERENLIQLVNKQFEGKLTILVNNVARLVPKETLKSDGQDFSNTIGTNLEASLNLCQLAHPLLKATGNGSIVFISSCSSFVYAPFHTIYASTKGAINSLVKNLACEWANDNIRVNAVAPWLMRTSLTESSRGEFGAVIEALIRRTLQHRLVEPKEASAAVAFLCFPAASFVTGQIISVDGGGSVYGL from the exons ATGGCTGGAAGGTGGTCTCTTCATGGCATGACTGCTCTAGTTACGGGTGGAACTCGTGGCCTAGG GCATGCAATAGTGGAAGAACTGGCAAGTCTTGGTGCAATTGTTTACACATGTTCACGTACCGAGAAGGAGCTTGACGAGTGTCTGCAAAATTGGAAAGGCAAGGGATATAATGTTTTTGGTTCTGCATGTGACATATTACAACCATCTGAACGTGAAAATCTAATCCAATTAGTCAACAAACAGTTCGAGGGAAAGCTCACCATTTTG GTAAACAATGTGGCTAGACTTGTACCAAAGGAAACTTTAAAATCAGATGGCCAAGATTTCTCTAATACTATTGGCACAAACCTTGAGGCTTCTTTGAACCTTTGCCAACTTGCACACCCATTGTTGAAGGCCACAGGAAATGGAAGCATTGTCTTCATCTCTTCATGTTCTAGTTTTGTTTATGCTCCTTTTCACACTATCTATGCTTCAACCAAAG GGGCTATTAATTCACTTGTAAAGAACTTAGCTTGCGAGTGGGCAAATGATAACATTCGTGTCAATGCAGTTGCTCCCTGGCTCATGAGAACCTCTCTCACCGAGTCATCAAGA GGAGAATTTGGTGCAGTAATAGAAGCTTTGATCCGACGAACACTGCAACACCGGCTTGTAGAGCCTAAAGAAGCTTCAGCTGCGGTGGCATTCCTCTGCTTCCCAGCAGCTTCTTTTGTGACTGGTCAGATTATTTCTGTAGATGGTGGAGGCTCAGTCTATGGTC